From one Mycobacterium colombiense CECT 3035 genomic stretch:
- a CDS encoding acyl-CoA carboxylase subunit beta has product MAKAQDWGETLNDLERRRQHARAMGGPERLDKHHNKGKLDARARIEYLLDPGSFRELGTLVGGEIAADGLIVGSGEINGSPVMLGAEDFTTMAGSIGPGGNSKRYRIAELALRDKVPLLMLLEGAGFRPGGGHYGRTPTDLLAQAQCSGRVPTVGAVLGPSAGHGALVAPVCDFRIMSRQGAIFTAGPPVVKESTGEDISKEDLGGPDVALPSGVIHNVAEDDETVLDDIRRYLSYFPSSAWSYPPSLPQDEDSEPRATPELLDIVSRDNRRVYDMRAVLDVVFDRPDWFEVQPQYGKAIICALAHLGGHPVAVVANQPQVLAGSIDAAAADKAAHFIMVADSFHLPIVFLADNPGMLPGSRSERSGVLRAGARMFAAQTAATTVKLHVTLRKAYGFGSMVMSLLGFDSQSATFAYPGATMGAMSAAALGRATHAGEDVTAKLREAELQASYRSAEHMGFDELIDPRETRDVLLASLKRGLSSRQAAAEPVTRAVIMP; this is encoded by the coding sequence ATGGCGAAAGCCCAGGACTGGGGAGAAACGCTCAACGATCTCGAGCGGCGCCGTCAGCACGCACGGGCAATGGGCGGGCCGGAGCGACTCGACAAGCACCACAACAAGGGCAAGCTCGACGCCCGCGCACGCATCGAGTACCTCCTCGATCCGGGCAGCTTCCGCGAACTCGGCACCCTGGTCGGCGGCGAGATCGCGGCCGACGGCCTGATCGTCGGCTCCGGCGAGATCAACGGTTCACCGGTGATGCTGGGTGCCGAGGACTTCACCACCATGGCGGGCAGCATCGGACCCGGCGGCAACTCGAAGCGGTACCGGATCGCCGAACTGGCACTGCGGGACAAGGTCCCGCTGCTGATGCTGCTCGAAGGCGCCGGCTTTCGTCCCGGCGGCGGGCACTACGGCCGCACCCCCACCGACCTGCTGGCCCAGGCGCAGTGCTCGGGCCGCGTCCCGACCGTCGGCGCGGTGCTCGGCCCGTCGGCCGGACACGGCGCGCTGGTGGCCCCGGTCTGCGACTTCCGGATCATGAGCAGGCAGGGCGCGATTTTCACCGCCGGGCCGCCCGTCGTCAAAGAGTCCACCGGAGAAGACATTTCGAAGGAAGACCTCGGTGGACCGGATGTCGCTCTGCCCAGCGGGGTGATCCACAACGTCGCCGAAGACGACGAAACGGTGCTCGACGATATCCGGCGCTACCTGTCCTACTTTCCGTCGAGCGCCTGGTCCTACCCGCCATCGTTGCCGCAGGACGAGGACAGTGAGCCACGTGCCACGCCGGAGCTGCTCGACATCGTGTCGCGGGACAACCGCCGCGTTTACGACATGCGCGCGGTGCTCGACGTGGTCTTCGACCGGCCCGACTGGTTCGAAGTCCAGCCGCAGTACGGCAAGGCGATCATCTGCGCGCTGGCCCACCTCGGCGGTCACCCGGTCGCGGTGGTGGCCAACCAGCCCCAGGTGCTCGCCGGCTCCATCGACGCCGCGGCCGCCGACAAGGCGGCGCACTTCATCATGGTGGCCGACTCGTTCCACCTGCCCATCGTCTTCCTCGCCGACAATCCCGGCATGCTGCCCGGCAGCCGCTCCGAGCGCAGCGGCGTGCTGCGCGCCGGCGCGCGGATGTTCGCCGCGCAAACCGCGGCCACCACGGTGAAGTTGCATGTGACGCTGCGCAAGGCGTACGGGTTCGGCTCGATGGTCATGTCCCTGCTGGGTTTCGACAGCCAGTCCGCGACCTTCGCCTACCCGGGCGCGACGATGGGCGCCATGAGCGCGGCCGCGCTGGGCCGGGCGACACACGCCGGCGAGGACGTCACCGCGAAGTTGCGCGAGGCCGAGTTGCAGGCGTCCTATCGGTCTGCCGAACACATGGGCTTCGACGAACTCATCGATCCCCGTGAGACGCGTGACGTCCTGCTCGCGTCCTTGAAGCGCGGCCTGTCCAGCAGGCAGGCCGCCGCCGAACCGGTCACCCGGGCCGTCATCATGCCGTGA
- a CDS encoding cysteine hydrolase, whose translation MTDRLTALAAPERTAIVTQECQGAVMGPDAGLAMLAEEARREALPNIARLLPAARAAGVRVVHCLVQRRPDGLGSNHNAKIFAMGGAGKVDITPGTPGAELLPELGPEPSDLVLRRWHGVGPMGGTDLDAMLRNLEVSTIVVVGVSLNIAIPNLVMDAVNAGYRVVLPHDAVAGVPADYGAAMIANTLSLLATITSTDDLLRAWDEGLR comes from the coding sequence ATGACGGACCGGCTGACCGCACTGGCCGCACCCGAGCGCACCGCGATCGTCACCCAGGAATGCCAGGGCGCGGTGATGGGGCCCGACGCGGGACTGGCGATGCTCGCCGAGGAGGCGCGCCGCGAGGCGCTGCCCAACATCGCTCGCCTGCTGCCCGCGGCCCGGGCGGCCGGGGTGCGGGTCGTGCACTGCCTGGTGCAGCGGCGCCCCGACGGGCTCGGGTCCAACCACAACGCCAAGATCTTCGCGATGGGCGGTGCCGGCAAGGTCGATATCACACCCGGCACACCCGGTGCCGAGCTGCTGCCCGAATTAGGGCCGGAGCCTTCGGATTTGGTGCTGCGCCGGTGGCACGGCGTGGGCCCGATGGGCGGCACGGACCTGGACGCGATGCTGCGCAATCTCGAAGTGTCGACCATTGTCGTGGTGGGTGTTTCGCTGAACATTGCGATACCCAACCTCGTCATGGACGCCGTCAACGCCGGCTACCGGGTGGTGCTCCCCCACGACGCGGTGGCCGGCGTACCCGCCGACTATGGTGCAGCGATGATCGCCAACACCCTGTCGCTGCTGGCCACGATCACCAGCACCGACGACCTGCTCCGGGCCTGGGACGAAGGACTGCGATGA
- a CDS encoding TIGR03857 family LLM class F420-dependent oxidoreductase yields MSDRSLDELGFYLLAGAGGEGPATLMDEARRGEELGFGTGFISERWNVKEASSLVGAACAVTNRMQIATAATNHNTRHPLITGSWATTMHRLSGGRFTLGIGRGIAAIYGAFGIPAVTTAQMEDWAQVMRRLWHGELIFNHDGPMGTYPILFLDPDFNEDIRLALVAFGPNTLALGGRAFDDVILHTYFTPETLQRSVNTVKSAAEKAGRDPDSVRVWSCFATVGDHLPEELRLKKTVARLATYLQGYGDLLVTTNDWDPAVLQRFREDPVVTSIAGGIDHKGTAEQIEHIATLIPDEWLEPSATGSAQQCVDRIRKEFDYGADAVIMHGATPDELEPVVAAYRAGD; encoded by the coding sequence TTGAGTGACCGATCGCTTGACGAGTTGGGTTTCTACCTGCTGGCCGGGGCCGGCGGCGAGGGCCCGGCGACATTGATGGATGAGGCCCGCCGCGGCGAGGAACTCGGCTTCGGCACCGGCTTCATCTCCGAGCGGTGGAACGTCAAAGAGGCGTCGTCTCTGGTCGGGGCGGCATGCGCGGTGACCAACCGGATGCAAATCGCCACGGCCGCAACCAATCACAACACCCGCCATCCGCTGATCACCGGGTCGTGGGCGACCACGATGCATCGCCTGTCCGGCGGCCGGTTCACTCTCGGTATCGGCCGGGGCATCGCCGCGATCTACGGGGCTTTCGGCATCCCGGCGGTGACGACGGCGCAGATGGAGGACTGGGCCCAGGTGATGCGCCGGCTGTGGCACGGCGAGCTGATCTTCAACCACGACGGCCCGATGGGCACGTACCCGATCCTGTTCTTGGACCCCGACTTCAATGAGGACATTCGGCTGGCGCTGGTGGCCTTCGGGCCCAACACGCTCGCGCTCGGCGGGCGCGCGTTCGACGACGTCATCCTGCACACGTATTTCACGCCGGAGACGTTGCAGCGCAGCGTCAACACCGTGAAGTCCGCGGCGGAGAAGGCCGGCCGCGACCCGGACAGCGTCCGGGTGTGGTCGTGCTTCGCCACCGTCGGCGACCACCTGCCCGAAGAACTGCGGCTGAAGAAGACCGTGGCGCGCCTGGCCACCTATCTGCAGGGTTACGGCGATCTGTTGGTCACGACCAACGACTGGGATCCCGCTGTGCTGCAGCGGTTCCGCGAAGATCCGGTGGTCACCTCGATCGCCGGCGGGATCGATCACAAGGGCACGGCCGAGCAGATCGAGCACATCGCGACGCTGATTCCCGACGAATGGCTGGAGCCCTCGGCCACCGGGTCGGCGCAGCAGTGTGTGGATCGCATCCGCAAGGAATTCGACTACGGGGCCGACGCGGTCATCATGCACGGAGCCACCCCCGACGAGCTCGAGCCGGTCGTCGCTGCTTACCGCGCGGGGGATTAG
- a CDS encoding PaaI family thioesterase: MTETAPEVRGGFPDVRPVEDAPTELGPFVAALRRLQDLTVSTKPDPAAWEAATAHLENACALLEGHQVPETEAVAGRVLSLPGLAHPLIPPWMVTESGPDGVRMAGHFSTAHIGGNRAVHGGIIPLFYDWLFGMVVTTADIRPTRTAYLHVDFRSITPIDQPLTAHGRITNIDGRKVFIDATMIAADGTLLSEANGLMVRLLPHQP, encoded by the coding sequence ATGACCGAAACCGCGCCGGAAGTTCGAGGCGGATTCCCCGACGTCAGGCCCGTCGAGGACGCGCCCACGGAGCTGGGCCCGTTCGTCGCCGCGCTGCGCCGCCTGCAGGACCTGACCGTGTCCACCAAACCCGACCCCGCGGCGTGGGAGGCCGCGACCGCGCACCTGGAGAACGCCTGCGCGTTGCTCGAGGGCCACCAGGTCCCGGAGACCGAGGCGGTGGCCGGCAGGGTGCTGAGCCTGCCGGGGTTGGCCCATCCACTGATACCGCCCTGGATGGTGACGGAGTCCGGGCCCGACGGCGTGCGGATGGCCGGTCATTTCAGCACCGCCCACATCGGGGGGAACCGGGCCGTGCACGGCGGCATAATCCCGCTGTTCTACGACTGGCTGTTCGGCATGGTCGTGACCACCGCGGACATCCGGCCGACGCGCACGGCGTACCTGCACGTCGATTTCCGCAGCATCACCCCCATCGACCAACCACTCACGGCGCACGGCCGCATCACCAACATCGACGGCAGGAAGGTTTTCATTGACGCTACTATGATAGCCGCCGATGGAACCTTGCTCAGCGAGGCCAACGGCCTGATGGTTCGTTTGTTACCCCACCAGCCGTGA
- a CDS encoding acyl-CoA synthetase codes for MSDTTTTFTVPAVAKAVAAAIPDRELIVQGDRRYTYRQVIERSNRLAAYLHAQGLGCHTERSALGGHEVGQDLLGLYAYNGNEFVEALLGSFEARVAPFNVNFRYVKSELQYLLADSGATALLYHAEFAPRVAEILPDLPQLRVLIQIADDSGNDLLDGAVDYEAALASVSPEPPPVQHSPDDLYVLYTGGTTGMPKGVLWRQHDIFMTSFGGRNLMTGEPSTSLDEIVERAASGPGTKLMILPPLIHGAAQWSVMTAITTGQSVVFPTVVDHLDAEDVVRTIEREKVMVVTVVGDAMARPLVAAIEQGIADVSSLAVVANGGALLTPYVKQRLIETLPNAVVIDGVGSSETGAQMHHMSTSGAVATGTFNAGPDTFVAAEDLTAILQPGHDGMGWLAQRGYVPLGYKGDAAKTAKTFPVIDGVRYAIPGDRARHGTDGSIELLGRDSVTINSGGEKIFVEEVETAIASHPAVADVVVAGRPSERWGQEVVAVVALAPGASAQPNELVSHAARTLARYKLPKAIVFRSVIERSPSGKADYRWAREQAVSG; via the coding sequence ATGTCCGACACCACAACAACATTCACGGTTCCGGCCGTCGCGAAGGCCGTCGCCGCCGCGATCCCCGATCGCGAGCTGATCGTCCAGGGCGACCGGCGCTACACCTACCGGCAGGTGATCGAGCGCTCCAACCGGCTGGCCGCGTACCTGCACGCGCAGGGATTGGGCTGCCACACCGAGCGCTCGGCGCTGGGCGGCCACGAGGTGGGCCAAGACCTGCTGGGCCTGTACGCCTACAACGGGAACGAATTCGTCGAGGCGTTGCTGGGCAGCTTCGAGGCACGGGTCGCGCCGTTCAACGTCAACTTCCGTTACGTCAAGAGCGAGCTGCAATACCTGCTGGCCGATTCCGGGGCGACCGCGCTGCTCTACCACGCCGAGTTCGCGCCGCGGGTGGCCGAGATCCTGCCGGATCTGCCACAGCTGCGCGTGCTGATCCAGATCGCCGACGACTCCGGCAACGACTTGCTCGACGGCGCAGTCGATTACGAGGCCGCCCTGGCGTCGGTGTCCCCCGAGCCGCCGCCGGTGCAGCACTCCCCCGACGACCTCTATGTGCTGTACACCGGTGGTACGACGGGCATGCCGAAGGGCGTGTTGTGGCGCCAGCACGACATTTTCATGACGTCCTTCGGTGGCCGGAACCTGATGACCGGCGAGCCATCGACGTCGCTCGACGAGATCGTCGAACGCGCCGCGTCGGGCCCGGGCACCAAACTGATGATCCTGCCGCCGCTGATCCATGGCGCCGCCCAGTGGAGCGTGATGACCGCGATCACCACGGGGCAGTCCGTCGTCTTTCCCACCGTCGTCGATCACCTGGACGCCGAGGACGTGGTGCGCACCATCGAGCGGGAGAAGGTCATGGTGGTCACCGTGGTCGGGGACGCGATGGCGCGTCCCCTCGTCGCCGCGATCGAGCAGGGGATCGCCGACGTGTCGTCGCTCGCGGTCGTCGCCAACGGCGGTGCGCTGCTGACCCCGTACGTCAAGCAACGCCTGATCGAAACGCTGCCGAACGCCGTCGTCATCGACGGCGTCGGCTCGTCGGAGACCGGGGCCCAGATGCATCACATGTCGACGTCGGGAGCTGTGGCCACCGGCACGTTCAACGCCGGGCCGGACACCTTCGTGGCCGCCGAGGATCTGACGGCAATCCTGCAACCCGGCCACGACGGGATGGGCTGGCTGGCGCAGCGCGGCTACGTTCCGCTCGGATACAAGGGCGATGCGGCCAAGACGGCCAAGACATTTCCGGTGATCGACGGCGTCCGGTACGCCATCCCCGGTGATCGCGCGCGCCATGGCACCGACGGCTCCATCGAACTGCTGGGCCGGGATTCGGTGACCATCAACTCCGGTGGCGAGAAGATCTTCGTCGAGGAGGTCGAGACGGCCATCGCGTCACATCCCGCGGTGGCCGACGTGGTGGTCGCCGGCCGGCCGAGCGAGCGGTGGGGCCAGGAGGTCGTTGCGGTGGTGGCGCTCGCACCGGGAGCCAGCGCCCAGCCAAACGAACTGGTGTCGCACGCTGCGCGGACGCTGGCGCGCTACAAACTCCCCAAAGCGATCGTGTTCCGTTCGGTCATCGAGCGCAGCCCGTCGGGTAAGGCCGACTACCGGTGGGCGCGCGAGCAGGCGGTGAGTGGCTGA
- a CDS encoding Rieske 2Fe-2S domain-containing protein → MKVPFTWKVTGWFMVGWSPEFPVGEVRPLQYFGEDLVAYRDERGELHVLEAHCKHLGAHIGHGGKVVGDCVECPFHGWRWGPDGTNRYIPYQPDRPNRGLRLKVYPVQEQYDCVFVWHHPDGKEPQWQMPDIFGKFPQFETDPAAYYRAYPEFSRRAEREPVHPQIVAENAPDSAHFEYVHHATVTPRVLEWKIVDHEWQFVAGWPDARSDNPEDLALRFHSHLFGLGGAISVFEGAQNHRLIFTCTPVDDECSDLFYSIWWPRLPGDTADVPEGKLRDVIEKQFLSTVFDDLQIWRYQKYVEHPALSKTDAKGYMALRKWAAQFYDVAPVGAPT, encoded by the coding sequence GTGAAAGTCCCATTCACCTGGAAAGTCACCGGCTGGTTCATGGTCGGCTGGTCTCCAGAGTTTCCCGTCGGCGAGGTCCGGCCGCTGCAGTACTTCGGTGAGGACCTGGTGGCCTACCGGGATGAGCGGGGTGAGCTGCACGTCTTGGAAGCACATTGCAAACACCTGGGCGCGCACATCGGTCACGGCGGCAAGGTGGTCGGCGACTGCGTCGAGTGCCCCTTCCATGGCTGGCGCTGGGGTCCGGACGGCACCAACCGGTACATCCCCTACCAGCCGGACCGGCCCAACCGAGGGCTACGCCTGAAGGTGTATCCCGTCCAGGAGCAGTATGACTGCGTCTTCGTCTGGCATCACCCGGACGGCAAGGAGCCGCAGTGGCAGATGCCGGACATCTTCGGAAAGTTCCCGCAGTTCGAGACGGACCCGGCGGCGTATTACCGGGCGTACCCGGAGTTCTCGAGGCGAGCGGAGCGCGAACCGGTGCATCCGCAGATCGTCGCCGAGAACGCCCCCGACAGCGCGCATTTCGAGTACGTGCACCACGCCACCGTGACGCCGAGGGTGCTGGAGTGGAAGATCGTCGACCACGAATGGCAGTTCGTCGCGGGCTGGCCGGACGCGCGCAGCGACAACCCCGAGGATCTCGCGTTGCGGTTCCACAGCCACCTGTTCGGCCTCGGCGGGGCGATCAGCGTCTTCGAGGGCGCGCAGAATCATCGGCTGATCTTCACCTGCACACCGGTCGACGACGAATGCTCGGACCTGTTCTATTCGATCTGGTGGCCGCGGCTCCCCGGCGACACCGCCGACGTTCCCGAAGGCAAACTGCGCGACGTCATCGAGAAACAATTCCTGTCCACCGTGTTCGACGATCTGCAGATCTGGCGCTACCAGAAGTATGTGGAACACCCGGCGTTGTCGAAAACCGACGCGAAAGGCTATATGGCGCTGCGCAAGTGGGCGGCGCAGTTCTATGACGTCGCGCCGGTGGGAGCCCCCACATGA
- a CDS encoding cytochrome P450: MDEAAKLLADPLAYTDERRLHAALTHLRANAPVSWVEVPNYRPFWAITRHVDIMDIERENMLFTNWPRPVLTTAEGDEMQAAAGVRTLIHLDDPQHRVVRAIGSDWFRPKAMRALKVRVDELAKIYVDKMMAAGPECDFVQEVAVNYPLYVIMSLLGLPEADFPRMLKLTQELFGSDDSEFKRGSTNEDQLPALFDMFQYFNGVTASRREHPTEDLASAIANARVDGEPLSDIDTVSYYLIVATAGHDTTSATISGGLQALIENPDQLERLRGNLDLMPLATEEMIRWVTPVKEFMRTANADTTVRGVPIAAGDSVLLSYVSANRDEDVFTDPFRFDVGRDPNKHLAFGYGVHFCMGAALARMEVNSFFSELLPRLKSIELTGDPELVATTFVGGLKHLPVRYSLT; encoded by the coding sequence ATGGACGAGGCCGCGAAGCTCTTGGCGGACCCGTTGGCGTACACCGACGAGCGGCGGCTGCATGCGGCGCTGACGCACCTGCGCGCCAATGCCCCGGTGTCCTGGGTGGAGGTCCCGAACTACCGGCCGTTCTGGGCGATCACCAGACATGTCGACATCATGGATATCGAACGCGAAAACATGCTCTTCACCAACTGGCCCCGGCCCGTGCTGACGACCGCCGAAGGTGACGAGATGCAGGCGGCCGCCGGTGTGCGCACGCTGATCCATCTGGACGACCCACAGCACCGGGTGGTGCGCGCCATCGGCTCAGACTGGTTTCGTCCAAAGGCGATGCGGGCGTTGAAGGTCCGGGTCGACGAGCTGGCCAAGATCTACGTCGACAAGATGATGGCGGCCGGGCCCGAATGTGACTTCGTCCAGGAGGTCGCGGTCAATTATCCGCTCTACGTCATCATGTCGCTGCTCGGACTGCCCGAGGCCGATTTCCCGAGGATGCTCAAGCTGACCCAGGAGTTGTTCGGCAGCGACGACTCCGAATTCAAACGGGGTAGCACGAACGAGGATCAGTTGCCGGCACTGTTCGACATGTTCCAGTACTTCAACGGTGTGACGGCGTCTCGCCGCGAGCACCCGACCGAGGATCTCGCCTCCGCGATCGCCAACGCCCGCGTCGACGGCGAACCGCTGTCGGACATCGACACCGTGTCCTACTACCTGATCGTGGCCACCGCCGGTCATGACACCACCAGCGCAACCATTTCTGGTGGGCTGCAAGCTCTCATCGAGAATCCGGACCAGCTCGAGCGGCTGCGGGGCAATCTCGACCTGATGCCGTTGGCCACCGAGGAGATGATCCGCTGGGTCACTCCGGTCAAGGAATTCATGCGCACCGCCAACGCGGACACCACCGTACGCGGAGTGCCGATCGCCGCGGGCGATTCCGTGCTGCTGTCCTACGTCTCCGCCAATCGCGACGAGGACGTGTTCACCGACCCGTTCCGATTCGATGTCGGGCGCGACCCCAACAAGCACCTGGCCTTCGGCTACGGCGTGCACTTCTGCATGGGCGCCGCCCTGGCCCGCATGGAGGTCAACAGCTTCTTCTCCGAGCTGCTGCCCAGGCTGAAATCCATTGAGCTGACCGGTGATCCGGAGCTGGTCGCCACCACGTTCGTGGGCGGCCTCAAGCACCTGCCGGTGCGGTACTCGCTGACCTGA
- a CDS encoding TetR/AcrR family transcriptional regulator, with the protein MLLHMSPVKPLRTRPTRGEVRDRILDAASKVFAAEGFAGATIDAIGQAAGFTKGAVYSNFESKDELFLALLDREFELRGEQIAIALDRSDGDSAAAAREVSRSVLDSVRDHSDYYVLLVEYWLRAQRDPQLRERLIERRRAAADQALDIVESTDTVPGDRRLTDVAQLVVTLNLGVAMEEVLRPGTINPDLLAQLITALLESIPV; encoded by the coding sequence ATGCTGCTGCACATGTCGCCTGTCAAACCGCTTCGCACCCGCCCCACCCGGGGCGAGGTTCGCGACCGGATCCTGGATGCGGCGTCGAAGGTGTTCGCGGCCGAGGGTTTCGCCGGTGCCACCATCGACGCGATCGGTCAGGCCGCGGGCTTCACCAAGGGCGCGGTCTATTCCAACTTCGAGTCGAAGGACGAACTGTTCCTGGCCCTGCTCGACCGCGAGTTCGAGCTGCGCGGGGAGCAGATCGCGATAGCGCTGGACCGCAGCGACGGCGACAGCGCCGCGGCCGCGCGGGAGGTGAGCCGGTCGGTGCTCGACTCGGTCCGCGATCATTCCGATTACTACGTGCTGCTCGTGGAGTACTGGCTGCGCGCCCAGCGCGATCCACAGCTGCGGGAACGCCTGATCGAGCGCCGCCGCGCCGCGGCCGACCAGGCGCTGGACATCGTCGAATCGACCGACACCGTGCCGGGCGACCGGCGGCTGACCGACGTCGCCCAGCTCGTCGTCACCCTCAACCTGGGCGTCGCGATGGAAGAGGTGCTGCGTCCCGGAACCATCAACCCCGACCTGCTCGCGCAACTGATCACCGCACTGCTGGAATCGATTCCGGTTTGA
- a CDS encoding nuclear transport factor 2 family protein, protein MAPTWTARTVVELYNLVVWNERNIDLADELLGDTVIRHEVGGVRTLTHAEAVQRVVDMWELAESLHFDLNVVIEGDDGEHVAIVYDSTITSKDGAETNIASIEVFRVVDGKITEVWNGGYQQGVWN, encoded by the coding sequence ATGGCACCCACGTGGACCGCGCGAACCGTGGTCGAGCTCTACAACCTCGTCGTGTGGAACGAACGCAATATCGACCTGGCCGACGAGCTCTTGGGCGACACGGTGATTCGGCACGAGGTCGGTGGGGTGCGCACGTTGACCCACGCGGAAGCCGTGCAGCGGGTGGTGGACATGTGGGAGCTGGCGGAGTCGTTGCACTTCGACCTCAACGTCGTCATCGAGGGCGACGACGGCGAGCACGTGGCGATCGTCTACGACTCGACGATCACCAGCAAGGACGGCGCCGAGACCAACATCGCCAGCATCGAGGTGTTCCGCGTGGTCGATGGCAAGATAACCGAGGTTTGGAACGGCGGCTACCAGCAAGGGGTTTGGAATTGA
- a CDS encoding SDR family NAD(P)-dependent oxidoreductase has translation MTRRTIVITGASDGIGAAAARRLGRTGDQIVVVGRSHTKTAAVAAELDADYFVVDYADLSQVRALADKIRSQYPRIDVLLNNAGRMASKIELTPDGYERTYQVNYLAPFLLTTRLLDVLLESGATIVNTTSSSHKLIFRATVDDLENTAIRRPAAAYAFSKLSIMLFTKELHRRYRADGLSVAAVHPGNVNSNIGVASGSRFLVFMQRYTPAVLFISTPDQGADQLVRLASSTPVVEWTPGAYYAKRKIAKTSRLAQNPRLAAELWERTASRLG, from the coding sequence ATGACGCGCAGGACGATCGTCATCACGGGTGCCAGCGACGGCATCGGCGCGGCTGCGGCGCGTCGCCTCGGCCGCACCGGCGACCAGATCGTCGTGGTGGGCCGCTCCCACACCAAGACCGCCGCGGTGGCCGCCGAATTGGACGCGGACTACTTCGTCGTCGATTACGCCGACCTGTCCCAGGTGCGGGCGCTGGCGGACAAGATTCGTTCGCAGTACCCGCGCATCGACGTGTTACTCAACAATGCGGGCAGGATGGCCAGCAAGATCGAGCTGACCCCCGACGGCTACGAACGCACCTATCAGGTCAACTACCTGGCACCGTTCCTGTTGACCACCCGATTGCTGGATGTCCTGCTGGAGTCAGGCGCCACGATCGTCAACACCACCAGCTCGTCGCACAAGCTGATCTTCCGGGCCACCGTCGACGACCTGGAGAACACCGCGATCCGCCGGCCCGCCGCCGCCTACGCGTTCTCGAAGCTGTCAATCATGTTGTTCACCAAGGAATTACACCGGCGCTACCGTGCCGACGGCCTCTCCGTCGCGGCCGTGCATCCCGGCAACGTCAACTCCAACATCGGTGTCGCGTCGGGTTCGCGATTTCTGGTCTTCATGCAGCGGTACACCCCGGCGGTGCTGTTCATCTCTACCCCGGACCAGGGCGCCGACCAGTTGGTGCGGCTGGCGTCGAGCACACCCGTTGTGGAGTGGACGCCCGGCGCGTACTACGCCAAGCGCAAGATCGCCAAAACCAGTCGCCTGGCCCAGAACCCGCGATTGGCCGCCGAACTGTGGGAGCGCACCGCCTCCAGGCTCGGCTGA
- a CDS encoding SDR family NAD(P)-dependent oxidoreductase, with protein sequence MRYQGRVAVVTGAGSGIGRALTQALTRDGAHVAASDIDPAGLAETQAACPPGQVTPYRVDVADRDAVLGFADEVREQHGPASLVFNNAGVDLFAGVADMSWKDFDWLMEINVGGVVNGTKAFLPQLIEAGTTGRPARLINLSSAFGLIAVPYQGAYSMSKFAVRGLTEALRQEMIMERRPVTVHCVHPGVVRTNFGANMRTADNEDPEMATKMFDRAALTSATKAARLILRGAERNRARILIGADGRVMAAMPRLLGAGYAGLLARAGRLTDSR encoded by the coding sequence ATGAGGTACCAAGGTCGCGTCGCTGTGGTCACGGGCGCCGGTTCCGGCATCGGCCGCGCCCTGACCCAGGCGCTTACTCGGGATGGGGCGCACGTCGCCGCATCCGACATCGACCCGGCCGGCCTGGCCGAAACCCAGGCCGCGTGTCCGCCCGGGCAGGTCACGCCGTACCGGGTGGACGTCGCCGACCGCGACGCTGTGCTGGGTTTCGCCGACGAGGTGCGCGAGCAGCACGGGCCCGCCTCCCTGGTGTTCAACAACGCCGGAGTCGACCTGTTCGCCGGCGTGGCGGACATGTCCTGGAAGGACTTCGACTGGCTGATGGAGATCAACGTCGGCGGCGTCGTCAACGGAACCAAAGCCTTTCTGCCACAACTCATCGAGGCGGGTACGACGGGACGGCCCGCCCGGTTGATCAACCTGTCCAGCGCGTTCGGGCTGATCGCGGTTCCCTACCAAGGCGCCTACAGCATGTCCAAGTTCGCGGTGCGCGGCCTCACCGAGGCGCTGCGTCAGGAGATGATCATGGAACGCCGTCCGGTGACCGTGCACTGCGTGCATCCCGGTGTCGTGCGCACCAACTTCGGGGCGAACATGCGCACGGCGGACAACGAGGATCCCGAGATGGCGACCAAGATGTTCGATCGCGCGGCCCTGACGTCCGCCACCAAGGCCGCCCGGCTGATTCTGCGCGGGGCCGAGCGGAACCGCGCCCGCATCCTTATCGGGGCCGACGGCCGCGTGATGGCCGCGATGCCGCGCCTGCTCGGCGCGGGCTACGCGGGTCTGTTGGCTAGGGCCGGGAGACTGACCGACTCGCGCTGA